A single region of the Candidatus Manganitrophaceae bacterium genome encodes:
- a CDS encoding response regulator: protein MTQREPIILVIEDETPIHHFIQTTLSGAGYRVVDAKNGKEGLTEAMAWNPDVVLLDLGLPDIDGLEVIQRLREWTSRPIIVLTARSQEHDKVTALDLGADDYLTKPFGIEELLARMRVALRRTARTEAGELIFQLGNLRVDLGKRQVFVGEREIHLSATEYKLFAVLVRHAGKVITHRQLLKEVWGPLHADDAPYLRVYMRQLRGKLEENPARPRYLLTEMGVGYRLRVD, encoded by the coding sequence ATGACACAACGTGAGCCGATTATTTTAGTGATCGAAGACGAGACCCCGATCCATCACTTTATCCAGACGACCCTCTCCGGCGCCGGCTATCGGGTGGTCGATGCCAAGAACGGAAAAGAGGGGCTGACCGAGGCGATGGCATGGAACCCCGATGTGGTATTGCTCGACCTGGGGCTTCCCGACATCGACGGCCTGGAGGTGATCCAGCGGCTCCGGGAGTGGACCTCCCGGCCGATCATCGTCCTCACCGCCCGGTCCCAAGAGCACGACAAGGTGACCGCCCTGGATCTGGGCGCCGACGACTATCTGACGAAGCCCTTCGGAATCGAAGAGCTGCTGGCGCGCATGCGGGTGGCGCTCCGGCGGACGGCCCGAACCGAGGCGGGCGAATTGATTTTCCAGCTGGGAAACTTGCGGGTCGATCTCGGAAAGCGTCAGGTCTTCGTCGGTGAAAGAGAGATCCATCTCAGCGCCACCGAATACAAGCTGTTCGCGGTGTTGGTTCGCCATGCCGGGAAGGTCATCACCCATCGTCAATTACTCAAAGAGGTCTGGGGCCCGCTCCACGCGGACGACGCCCCTTACTTGCGCGTTTATATGCGACAGCTGCGGGGCAAGCTGGAGGAAAACCCCGCGCGCCCGCGGTATCTCTTAACCGAGATGGGGGTGGGATACCGTCTGCGGGTAGACTGA